A stretch of Toxoplasma gondii ME49 chromosome V, whole genome shotgun sequence DNA encodes these proteins:
- the RPS15 gene encoding ribosomal protein RPS15 (encoded by transcript TGME49_213350), whose amino-acid sequence MADAGDAAANQPKRRTFRTFSYRGVELDKLLDMKMEDLLELFRARQRRKFQRGIKRKATTLMKKLRISKKNCAFGEKPEPVNTHLRDLVVVPEMIGSVVGVYNGKQFINVEIKPEMVGYYLGEFSISYKPVRHGKPGIGATHSSRFIPLK is encoded by the exons ATG GCGGATGCAGGCGATGCAGCGGCTAACCAGCCCAAGAGGCGTACGTTCCGTACGTTCTCGTACCGTGGGGTCGAGCTGGACAAGCTCCTCGACATGAAGATGGAAGATCTTCTGGAGCTCTTCCGTGCCCGCCAGCGCCGCAAGTTCCAGCGGGGTATCAAACGCAAGGCCACCACTTTGATGAAGAAACTCAGGATCTCCAAGAAGAACTGCGCCTTCGGCGAAAAGCCCGAACCTGTCAACACGCACCTTCGCGACTTGGTTGTTGTTCCTGAAATGATTGGCTCCGTCGTCGGTGTGTACAACGGCAAGCAGTTCATCAACGTTGAAATCAAG CCTGAAATGGTCGGCTACTACCTTGGCGAGTTCTCCATCTCGTACAAGCCCGTGCGCCACGGCAAGCCCGGAATTGGAGCGACACACTCGTCTCGTTTCATTCCTCTGAAGTAA